A window of the Microtus pennsylvanicus isolate mMicPen1 chromosome 4, mMicPen1.hap1, whole genome shotgun sequence genome harbors these coding sequences:
- the Slc26a2 gene encoding sulfate transporter yields the protein MSSEDKEQHDFSLRDLPEEAFSLPSEVPLEAQRESSTDFKQFETNDRHRPYRRIHMEPQEKPDTNIKKIVIRKLQKSCQCSPARVKNMVFDFIPILRWLPKYNLKKNILGDVMSGLIVGILLVPQSIAYSLLAGQEPIYGLYTSFFASIIYCLFGTSRHISVGIFGILCLMIGEVVDRELHKVCPDIAATSSSFAVTSNGCVSVNHTLDGLCTKSCYAIKIGTTVTFMAGVYQVAMGFFQVGFVSVYLSDALLSGFVTGASLTVLTSQAKYLLGLKLPRSSGVGSVITTWINIFRNIPKTNICDLITSLLCLLVLLPSKELNERFKAKLKAPIPTELIVVVAATLASHFGKLNENYNSSISGHIPTGFMPPQAPDWSLIPNVAVDAIAISIIGFATTVSLSEMFAKKHGYTVKANQEMYAIGFCNIIPSFFHCITTSAALAKTLVKESTGCQSQLSAIVTALVLLLVLLVIAPLFYSLQKCVLGVITIVNLRGALLKFRDLPKMWKVSRMDTVIWFVTMLSSALLSTEIGLLVGVCFSMFCVILRTQKPKASLLGLEEESETFESISDYKNLQTKAGIKIFRFISPLYYINKECFKSALYKKTLNPVLVKAAWKKVAKKKLKEETVIFSGIQDEVSVQLSHDPLELHTIVIDCSAIQFLDTAGIHTLKEVRRDYEAIGIQVLLAQCNPSVRDSLTRGEYCKKEEESLLFYSLSEAVAFAVDSQKQKGVPALNGLNLSGD from the exons ATGTCTTCGGAAGATAAAGAGCAGCATGACTTTTCACTGAGGGACTTACCTGAAGAAGCCTTCAGTCTTCCATCTGAGGTCCCACTGGAGGCCCAAAGGGAATCAAGCACTGACTTCAAGCAGTTTGAGACCAATGATCGACACAGACCTTATCGTAGGATCCACATGGAACCTCAGGAAAAGCCAGATACTAACATCAAAAAAATTGTCATCAGAAAGCTTCAGAAGAGCTGCCAGTGTAGCCCGGCCAGAGTAAAAAATATGGTTTTTGATTTCATTCCTATTTTGCGGTGGCTCCCAAAATATAatcttaagaaaaacattttaggcGACGTGATGTCAGGACTGATTGTGGGCATACTTCTGGTGCCCCAGTCTATTGCCTACTCCTTGTTGGCTGGCCAGGAGCCTATCTATGGTCTGTATACATCATTTTTTGCCAGCATCATTTATTGCCTATTTGGTACCTCTCGCCACATCTCTGTGGGCATTTTCGGAATACTGTGCCTTATGATTGGTGAGGTAGTTGACCGAGAACTACATAAAGTCTGCCCCGACATTGCTGCTACATCGTCTTCATTTGCAGTGACTTCAAATGGATGTGTGTCAGTAAACCATACATTAGATGGACTTTGTACCAAAAGTTGTTATGCAATTAAAATTGGCACCACTGTGACCTTCATGGCTGGAGTTTATCAG GTAGCGATGGGCTTCTTTCAAGTGGGCTTTGTCTCTGTCTACCTCTCGGATGCCTTGCTGAGTGGGTTTGTCACTGGTGCCTCTCTCACCGTTCTCACATCTCAGGCCAAGTACCTCCTCGGGCTGAAGCTTCCTCGGAGCAGCGGCGTAGGCTCGGTCATCACTACCTGGATCAATATCTTTAGAAACATCCCTAAGACCAATATCTGTGATCTCATCACCAGCCTGTTGTGTCTCCTGGTCCTTTTGCCAAGCAAAGAACTCAATGAACGCTTCAAGGCCAAGCTCAAGGCGCCAATTCCAACCGAACTCATTGTCGTCGTGGCAGCGACATTAGCTTCTCATTTTGGAAAACTAAATGAGAATTACAATTCCAGTATTTCTGGACATATTCCCACTGGGTTTATGCCGCCCCAAGCACCAGACTGGAGCCTGATTCCTAATGTGGCTGTAGATGCAATAGCTATTTCTATCATTGGTTTTGCTACCACTGTATCTCTTTCTGAGATGTTCGCCAAGAAACATGGCTACACCGTCAAAGCAAATCAAGAGATGTACGCCATTGGCTTTTGTAATATCATACCTTCCTTCTTCCACTGCATAACTACCAGTGCTGCTCTCGCAAAGACACTGGTGAAAGAATCAACAGGCTGCCAGTCCCAGCTGTCGGCTATCGTCACAGCCCTTGTTCTTTTGTTGGTCCTTCTGGTAATAGCTCCTTTATTCTATTCCCTTCAAAAATGTGTCCTTGGTGTCATCACTATTGTAAATCTCCGGGGTGCCCTTCTCAAATTTAGAGACCTGCCCAAGATGTGGAAGGTTAGCAGAATGGATACGGTTATCTGGTTTGTTACTATGCTGTCCTCCGCTCTGTTAAGCACTGAAataggcctgcttgttggggtttgtttctccatgttctgtgtAATCCTCCGTACTCAGAAGCCAAAAGCTTCACTGCTTGGTTTGGAAGAAGAGTCTGAAACCTTTGAATCCATTTCTGACTACAAGAACCTTCAGACCAAGGCAGGCATCAAGATTTTCCGCTTCATATCCCCTCTCTACTACATAAACAAAGAATGTTTTAAATCAGCTCTGTACAAGAAAACTCTGAACCCAGTCTTGGTAAAGGCAGCTTGGAAGAAGGTAGCGAAGAAGAAACTCAAAGAGGAAACAGTGATTTTCAGTGGGATCCAAGATGAAGTTTCAGTGCAGCTGTCCCACGACCCCTTGGAGCTGCACACTATTGTGATTGACTGCAGTGCAATCCAGTTTCTAGACACCGCGGGGATCCACACCCTGAAAGAAGTTCGCAGGGATTATGAAGCCATTGGCATTCAGGTTTTACTGGCTCAGTGCAATCCTTCTGTGAGGGATTCCTTGACCAGAGGAGAGTACtgcaaaaaggaagaagaaagtcttCTGTTCTATAGTCTGTCTGAAGCAGTGGCTTTTGCAGTAGACTCTCAGAAGCAGAAAGGAGTGCCTGCTCTCAATGGTCTGAACCTTTCCGGTGACTGA